The genomic stretch TGGAATCGACGCAATTCGTGGCTCCAGTGATGCTCAGTGCTTCTCCTGCTGGAAGCTCGAGTATGGTGATGAGCATGTATCACTGTTTGCAATTGACGGAGCCGACTCGGGCTTTGTTCTCTCTCTGAACGCTATGCAGTCTCTTACAGGCGGCCAGGCTCGCGAGCTAGTCCGGATTGATGTGGAGGCAACTCAAGTCGACGTGTCTAACTGCGGCGTATCTGCAGCTGAACTCCATAAATACGACTTCTAGTCAGTCGTATCTGCTATTGGGCCGCCGAGCGAACCTTTACGTAGTTTCAAAGACAAGTCAAGCTTTGTGTCTTCACCCTATAGCCTGGTGTGGAAACTATTTTTACGGGTTTTGCGAGACTACGGCTCCACATAGCCCAAACTTTACTTTCTAAAGTGGCATTAGTTACTATACTATGCATATTTACGACTTTATCTTGTATCACGGTCTGAGTGAAGACAACCTCAACTCTTGAGAGAGCGTCTGTAACTTAAGAGTAACTCACTCTGCCCATAATATATtgatatattttatataaactcATAAGGCAAATGTTCAAAGTGATATTGAAGAATGCAAAAGTCGCAGAATACGGTAATGATTACTTTGGACATGTGTATTGGGTACACGTACACAAACATTTTGTAATTGACAATTTTTGATGCAGCATAGCTGAAGTAGCATATTTACTTTCAATAGCCACATTTTTAATCTTTCAATGAATCCTCCGCATgaattaaagttttataatttttttttcccgtaGTTGAGAACGTCTCGTTGTTTACTTTGCTTCATGTTCTCTTGCTTAGTCAATCATGATGTGCCAATTTAAAGATGCCGTGTTGTATGTTTAATTGTGGGCGCCATGGACAAATAGAGTGCTCCTCCGTCATGAAAGACAATATCAAGACAAATTATGGTAAATTTTGTTTCCGGGATATCTCATCCATCATATTCGTTCAATTCCCGCGCATCGTGCAGCTTCACCTCTTCAGCTGGTAGGAGACGTATCGGCGGCTGCGACTCTTAAAATGCGATTTAGAACAGCCTTAGTGGGGCCACGATCTCGCTACTATTGATGGCTCTACTTCACCAAGTCTTGCACCCTCTGGCCCAACATCTGGTAGTATCAAACAACAAAAGTAGAATAACAAGGCTCATTACGCTGCTGATATTGactatattaaaaattaagaCCATCTCCTACTGCCCTTATCCGCTATTGCTAAAGACGTCGCATCCTACGCCTCCCCTGAACCCGGCTCTTTCCTCGGAATGTCAACGTCCTCAATGTAAGTGGCCGTGGGAGTTGTTGTGGCTTTGCTGAAGCTTCGAAGTGGCACGCCTGTCGCGAACAGTTCGTCAACTTCTTCCAGGCTTCGTCCTTTCATCTCaggaatgaagaagaaggctacGATGACCATCACCACATTGATGGCACCGTAGATAAACCCGACCTTGGCCCCCAGCGCTGCATACGGCGCGTTGAGCAAGTACGGGATGGTGAACGAGGTTACGAATGTGGTAATGATGGAAATAACAGAAGCCAGGAGATTCGTCTTTTCCTTTACGCGAGTAGAGGCTGCTTCAGATACCACGACGTATGAAACAGGGGCCCAGGAAAGGTTGTAGGAGCAAGTGAATAAGATAAAAGATGCGACCTAGCAGCCGTCAGTATGCAATTTTACAAGAAAAAGGGGT from Trichoderma atroviride chromosome 3, complete sequence encodes the following:
- a CDS encoding uncharacterized protein (EggNog:ENOG41~SECRETED:SignalP(1-18)), which produces MVPLGICQVAAIISLASAETVSVTFNSLYDDPSRSLSEVACWRKGTGFMPNLDWKIQKDALDFIGIDAIRGSSDAQCFSCWKLEYGDEHVSLFAIDGADSGFVLSLNAMQSLTGGQARELVRIDVEATQVDVSNCGVSAAELHKYDF